GAACTCATCGCCATTCAACCGACCGACCACATCAACCTCGCGGACCTGGGCGAGCAAACGTTGGCTGACGGCTTTGAGGACTTCGTCGCCGATGGCGCTGCCCAGAGCATCGTTGACCAGTTTAAAGCGGTCGATATTGATGATCAGAAAGGCGGTGTTCTTGCGCTCCCGTTTGGCCATCAAGGTGACCTGTTGCGCACGCTCCATAAAATTTGACCGATGGGCCAGCCCGGTAAGTTGGTCAAAGTTGGTCAACTGGTCAAGGCGTGCTTCGGCCTGGCGACGTGCGGTGATGTCGCGAAAAATACCCCACAACGTACGGTGTTGGTCGTTTTCCTCCAACAGGGTCACGTTGCTGTCGACAATTACTTCGTGCTGCTCATCGGTGGTGCGCATGGTCAATTCTGTGGCGGGAAACGGCGTGCCGTTTTCCAGTAAGAACACCTGACGCTGCCAGCGGGGGCGATCGTTCCGGTCCATCAGATTGCTCAAGTCGATCCGGCTGCTATCCGGATCGATGTTAAGTACGTTGCGTGACGACTGGTTGGCGTAATCAATGGTGCCGTCGGGTCGAAACTGGATAATCATGTCATTGGCATGATCGAGAAAATTGCCCAGCCGCCGCGCCAGGGTTGAGGCTTCAGCGCTTTTGCGCCGCAAGGCATGGGTGAGAAAGGTGCAGATAAAGGCGACGGCCGTATTGAGCAGGGTGACCCACAGCCACAGCAGCAGGAGAAAGGTTTCCGATTGCGGCGAGGTCCCTTCCAGCGGCTGATAGATGTACGGCAGCAGGTTGTAATGCCCGGCGATCAGCGCCCAGGCGTAGAACAGGCCGTTCAACGCGCCGATACCCAGCACGTCACGGCGGCTTTCCAACAAGAAGGCCGCTTCAATGGTGGTGACCAGATACAAAGGCCACAGCCAACTGTTGCCGCCGCCGGTGAAATGGATCAGCACGGTGACAACAAAAATATCCAGCAGAATATGCAGGTGATCGACAAAGGCGAAACGGGCGATTTTCAGGTAGTAGTAATGGTAGACCAGGTTGTACAGGTTAAGCGTTGAGAGGGTGCCGAGGAGTAAGGCGTATTGCAGGATTGACAGGTCAAAGGTCGATTGGGACCAGACCAGCATGAGTTCAGCGACCAGACAGAACAGGACGATGGCGCTGATCAGTTGCCAGCGAACGCGGGTGATCAGTTGGGTGCGCTCCAGCCGACCCTGGAGGCTGGTGGGCAGAGCTCCCGGATCGGCGGATGTCTGTGGGGTCGGGTTGGTCATCAGCGTGCCGTCATTAGAGTTGTCTGGGATGATACACGTTCAACGAATTAGACGGCAATATTTTTTAGGAATGTCTCAATGAAAAAG
This region of uncultured Desulfuromonas sp. genomic DNA includes:
- a CDS encoding EAL domain-containing protein, whose translation is MTNPTPQTSADPGALPTSLQGRLERTQLITRVRWQLISAIVLFCLVAELMLVWSQSTFDLSILQYALLLGTLSTLNLYNLVYHYYYLKIARFAFVDHLHILLDIFVVTVLIHFTGGGNSWLWPLYLVTTIEAAFLLESRRDVLGIGALNGLFYAWALIAGHYNLLPYIYQPLEGTSPQSETFLLLLWLWVTLLNTAVAFICTFLTHALRRKSAEASTLARRLGNFLDHANDMIIQFRPDGTIDYANQSSRNVLNIDPDSSRIDLSNLMDRNDRPRWQRQVFLLENGTPFPATELTMRTTDEQHEVIVDSNVTLLEENDQHRTLWGIFRDITARRQAEARLDQLTNFDQLTGLAHRSNFMERAQQVTLMAKRERKNTAFLIINIDRFKLVNDALGSAIGDEVLKAVSQRLLAQVREVDVVGRLNGDEFVIMLVNVESADIVHSLAVKITQALTPKIAVNSHELFLTTSTGIALYPQDGDTPEELLKKAEIALLSVKSGGRNGIQFFTDQIDLNQDNRLRLLNGLHVALQQQQFVLHYQPKVNIRSGQITSVESLIRWNHPEMGWIMPTEFIPLAEESGLIGVIGRWVLEESCRQCLRWQQQGLPPIRMAVNFSGHQLQQQSLLKTITDVLKETGLAPQWLEVEITETVIMQNPEATINILQTIQNLGVHVAIDDFGTGYSSLAYLKRFPVNTLKIDRDFVRDIEQSETDAAIVGAILEMGATLKLNIVAEGVETHGQRKFLEQHNCHEIQGFLYSPAVPPERIAEMVRQGENGEG